The DNA region catAATCCCCCCAAAAATTGAACGAAATTACACAAGTAAACTGACTACCAGGGCAATAGGCTAGCACGTCAGCAACAGCGGTTCAGTCTAGATTCCGTGCCGTCCAGTCCACGACTGTATTCGGTCACTGCGAAGCACGTCTTCGTCACCCGACTGCCTCCCGTGTCCGTCTGAACTGTATAAAAGGCTAAACCCCACCAAAGTGCCCCaatcacaaccaccaccactaaaCTAGCACACCTGTGGATGATTAGTAAACAATGAATCCAATTggaggcggccatcttggtGCCCCACTTTCTGTTTCCCAATGAGAACTGCATCCCCAGTCAAATTGTTCCCCATCTAGTCACCCCGTGACAATATGAAGATAAAAAATGTTTCTCGGCTGCCCTCGGAGCACCCCACACACTACAGGATTTCCAGTTGTAAATATTGAACATGTGTAATATTTACGATGATCGGTGCCAAACATTTTCCATTGTGTCATAAAGGCTATTGCCGGGAGAATTTtgactcacaccacacactacaaaaTAATCTCATAACACAATAagagtttaaagggatattccgccatttgtggaattacgctcattttccaccttccctcgagcaaaacaatcgatatttaccttgttcccgttcatccagccattctgtgagtctggcgatacaacttttagcttcagcctagcatagatcattgaatcggattagaccattagcttctcgcctgctagcttcatgtttaaaagtgactaatatttctggtaattttcccatttaaaacgtgtgtcctctcaagttagaaagtgcaataagaccaactgaaaatgaaccctgccgtttttctaggctgatttgacatggaactacattctcatctggcgtaataatcaaggcaacttgcagctactggcactactactgcttgatgtctatggggactattttcagatgctgcgtacgatatcactgcgcctatggtatgtttgcaagttgccttgattattacgccagatgagagtgtagttccatgtcaaatcagcctagaaaaacgccaggtttcattttcagttggtcttattgcactttctaacttgagaggagacacgttttaaatgggaaaattatcagaaatcttagtcacttttaaacatgaagctagcaggcgagaagctaatggtctaatccgattcagtgatctatgctaggctgaagctaaaagttgtatcgccagactcacagaatggctggatgaacgggaacaaggtaaatatcgattgttttgctcgaggggaggtggaaaatgagcgtatttccaaaaatggcggaatatccctttaagataatCGCCTAGAAAGTAGGTGCTATTTCTGcttatgtatgtttatgtcttggttttgatgaattaggataAGTTGTGCATAAGTTgtgctatcatgaacatgaggcctgccttccttcatatgaaaatcttgaacttaaaaggcacaaaaaaactaattagaacaaagcctacttgtgatgtaaaatatcgcaaagccattgaagttcaattgacccttccagaagtcccgccctccatagttagtgttgctacgcctgtcaagCTTTCACACCCTGCacgtctattacaatggaggagaaaagggatttttttaaaacaaatgtaatATACAAAGACATCATACCACactttgtcactagcaacctacatctgtctacattttcagctctgaacaaaaccgtttatgagttatttaagcaaaagttGAAggtatgtgttgttttcaatggTTCCTCCTGGCAAGTACGAATGAAACAGGCGGGAGgcaaaactagcataacgtttaAGCTATGTACTTcccataacgtcaatatttgacaacataacatgattggtacttcaaataagtattattttagacagaattgctgacgggctatacatacgtctcgttgaatgtctgttaaaaactttttgccgccatcgtgaaacgtatctcgcggttatggaaaAATCACGCAATATGCAATTTTTTTAAGTTAGAAAAATAAGGTgtttcaaactatatcatgtctatatagttcaacatgttatttcaccgtgattttacgtgtttgggggcaccacacatccaaataaatgtccttaatggcccacaggctatgcagtctcataggttaacatggcatAAACTCaaaagcttgccaggccttgcttgcctagttacgggttgctaagccacgattggcctgtggctgTTTTAGGGTGTGGCTCTGGAAGAGttaattggggttgccaaagagggcgccatttagtcaaaaggaccatttcaatacccagtcTAAATATAAGGCTTTCactgggcttgtaaaattgcaattgagtttattatATAGAAATCAAAGTTGAGCATATActtttttaacatcagagaacacagtacaatactcgattcatccattctatgtcctctttaaatgtcaaaacgTATGTCAGATTAAATTTAAAGTTTGCTAAAGGCTATCTAAGGTTACCCTCATTCTCCCTTGCTAATGCGCaaaatggtaggcctatagtCCACCTGCACAACGattcataaagtaggctatattttgtttattttgttgagCAGACTGTTTATTTAGCTGAGAACTAGTTGGTTAGTGGACCACTTCATGCCCTATTGAAGGACATGCTAATCATTGTCTTCTTAGTGGTTCCGGCATTCACTTTTTTCCTCTTTACTTTTTACTCAAGTAACTGATTGGATTTGTGATGTAATGAAGTAAAATTTAAAATACCCATTTTTAAAACTacttaaaaaacacacaaaatacacaaaaaaaaaaaaatactcgaTACAGTAACTTGAGAAAATGTGTTTCGTTACTTTCCACCTCTGTGATTGACTTAGTTAATTATCAAACAACAGGAATATAACTAAACATCAGTCATTTTTTCAATCATTTCTTGAATTTTAATGTTTCAGATCAGGGGCGTCACAAGGATTGAGAGATAGGGGGGACTTGGTGTTctcaaaacacctgtaactacatgcatgtATGCTTTGATCAACACTGACTTTCAATGTCATCAAAATAACATGATTCAAATGAGCTTGGCTAATATTTAACTCAACTGTGGACCTTCTCATGGGTCTGGAGAGTTGAGTTGCTCCTGAAACTCTCCCCACAGTCAGAGCATGGATATcacttttctcctgtgtggatcctctggtgtACCTTTAGATAAGATACATGACTAAAGGCCTTGCCACAGTCAGGGCACTGAtgcggcttttctcctgtatgtatgCGCTGATGGATGTTAACCTCAGACCCCGTGTTTACCACATGTAGTACGCTGATACGGCCTTTCTCTTgtgtggatcctctggtgtTCCTTTAGGTGAGACCTACGAGtgaaggcctttccacagtcagaacACTAATGCGGCTTTTCTCCTGTTTGTGTATGCTGATGTCTGATGAGCCCTGACCACgtcttgaaactcttcccacatgtagtacactgatacggcttttctcctgtatgtataCGCTGATGGATGTTAACCTCAGACCCCGTGTTTACCACATGTAGTACGCTGATACGGCCTTTCTCTTgtgtggatcctctggtgtTCCTTTAGGTGAGACCTACGAGtgaaggcctttccacagtcagaacACTAAtgcggcttttctcctgtatgtgtatgctgATGTCTGATGAGCCCTGACCACgtcttgaaactcttcccacatgtagtacactgatacggcttttctcctgtgtggatcaaCTGGTGTCTCTGGAGACCTGAAATTCGATTAAAGGCCTTGCCACAGTCAGGACACTGAtgcggcttttctcctgtgtggatcctctggtgtTGCTGGAGATTTGAAATTCGATTAAAGGCCTTGCCACAGTCAGGACACTGAtgcggcttttctcctgtatgtgtatgctgATGTCGCACGAGCCCTGACCACCTcatgaaactcttcccacatgaAGTACACTGATacagcttttctcctgtatgtataCGCTGATGGTTGACGAGCTCTGCTTTAgtcttgaaactcttcccacatgtagtacactgatatggcttttctccagtgtggatCAACTGGTGTCTCTGGAGACTTGAAATATgactaaaggcctttccacagtcagaacACTGATACGGCTTATCTCCTGTGTGGATCATCTGGTGTTCCTTTAGGTGAGACCTTTGAGtgaaggcctttccacagtcagaacactgatgtggcttttctcctgtgtggatcctctggtgtTGCTGGAGATTTGAAATTCgactaaaggcctttccacagtcagaacACTGATACGGCTTATCTCCTGTGTGGATCATCTGGTGTTCCTTTAGGTGAGACCTTTGAGtgaaggcctttccacagtcagaacactgatacggcttttctcctgtgtggatcttCTGGTGTTTCTGGAGATTAGATTTTTCACTAAAGTCCTTTCCACATTCAGAGCACTGatacggcttttctcctgtgtggatcttCTGGTGTTTTTGGAGATTAGATTTTTCACTAAAGTCCTTTCCACATTCAGAGCAATTGTATGGTTTTTCTCCtatgtgtgtgcgctgatggataGTGAGTTCCGTGTTGCTcctgaaactcttcccacatgtggTGCACTGGAGCAGTTTTTCTCTGGTGTGGATCCTCCGGTGTGACTTGAGTTGACTCATCTTAGAGAAGACTTTTCCACAATGAGTATGATGCTCTCCCTTAGCCTTAGTATCTCTTATCTCACCTGTGTTGATTTATAGTAGAAGAAAAATGGGGAACAAcaagtgttattattattttttgacaATATTTacacaatacaaataaaaaaaaataggaacTTACCTGTCAGAGCAGCGTCTTTCTGAATAACTTTTCTGGAGTTAGAGTCTTCCTCCTGGTTAATTTCCATCAGTGGAGACTCTTCCTCTTTGCAGTCAAAAGTTGATAATGCATGTTCTTCGGTCTTGCACTCATGATCCAGTCCAGGGTGTTCTGCTAACAGATACTCTTGAAGGAAATCATCAaactcttcttcttttatctccTTCACTGGAATAGGCAGTGGTGTTGGTCCAGTAAATCCTGACATGCCTGACTCTAGTTCTGTGATATGAGAAAAATCCAGTCCAACATTATATCAACAGGCCGATGAAAAACCAAACACTAACAAACTGTGTATGTTCTATGCTTAGAGAGTCCTCTTGCCCACCTCTAAACATGAGAGCTCAGACATCTGACTCCACTCTGGTGTTTATATAGGCCTCATGCTTTTGCTCTCTGACCCATTAGGACCATCTAACCAATCAGGGATAGGAGCCTTTATGATGCTAATTAGAATGATAGGGCATCAAGTAGGCGTGGTCACCTGCAGACTCTCCACAAAGGaggatgggtgggtggaggtgtgaaATACAAGTTTGGTTTTGGGGCAGGAGGCGATGGGGTTAAGAAGAAAAAGCTTCCACACTTcatctaaacaaacacacttttgtacgtgtgtatgtgaatcAACTTGTTAAATTGTGTGTTGTTTAAATAATCCTGTGTTCATCTGTATACATATGAGTTCAGAAGAAATGTTTTAAAGTTACTTTTAAAAGGAGTAACTGTGGCAACATTGCTTGTGTCGTGCACAAGGGCTACTGTTCCCCAAGTCACAGGCCTAAGATCCACCcaagacacagacaacacaacttGGTTTAAGTTTTAGTTCAATTTTTATTCATACCAAGACACACAGGACTGAAGGTCAGCAGACTGATGTAGAAGGGGCACCACTAGGGGCAGTCACACACTCAATTAACATTTGCAAGACTAGGCAGGTttaacacccccacacacacagtgcatacacCCACTAGGCACACTTCAAGAGGACTCACGGCAGTCTTCACACAACCAAGCCAAattcagcaataaatatgttccATTATCAATTCATTACAGTGCAATAAACCACACAATAAAAGGGGGAAAATGGGGAAGCTCCCAACCCAGCAATGACGAGCAGTGATGCAGCCTAGCACGCTCCACGTCCCCTGCCAACAGTCCAGTTAGTAAAATAAGTCCGTACTGGTCGGCTGTCCCCACCGACCAGTATATAAGACAACACTTCCAGTCCCCGATAATCCACAGAGAAACGAACCCACAGATGCGGCGAAGTTCACCGTCGGTGTCGTAGTCTTGCCGTTCCGGCCACGGTGAACATCCCCTGTCGACGTCTGCAGGCGTAGTAGCCCAGGCTCCGCCTCCACGGCTATACCGGaaccaaaacacacagtggCTCAGTCACAGCTCTCACAGAGCAGTTGGCAAAGGTTATAAGCTAGAGTTTAGTACGAACAAAGACTTCCCTTAATTTTCCTCGGAATAGAGAGCGATGAGAGTTGTCCAAGACACCCACGGTTGGTTACGAGATGATTGGAACTTTCGCCGTGGTCCTCACGCAGTGTGTCGGCTTCCCCCGTCAGCTGATGGCCTCCTCTGACGCCCTCACTCCGCTGCAACACAGCTGTAATCAGAACACCCGCCGATGTACACAGCAGCTTCTCAAACAGGTAGAAATACACAGCAATGAAACAACAGCGTCCCTGTTGGTAATACTTAGCTTGCGTGGAATGTCAACCCGGCGTCGATCGTATAGCCGTCTTCCCCCGCATAGCCAGCCGCGTTGTGCCTCCCAGACCGTCGGTACCTCCGTGCTCCCCCACCATTCCAGACTGCCCCTTTTTATCAGGAGGGGGGACCTATCCCATTCCAAAGCTCATTTCAAACCCATCAAGCAATTACAGAGTCAATGGCAATTAGACTGTTGTCCCACCCAGTCGCAGCTTAGTTCATCATAACAAACGCTAGTCTGTTAAAAGTCCCCCACGTACGGAACAGCCAGCGCGTTCCCAATCAGCAATGAACCATATACCACACATATTCACAGTATAACATCAGTACACAATATTAAGGCACAGTCCAGCATTGTCCACAGCCATTCATTATATAACATTAGTACACAGTATTAAAGCACAGTCTAGCATTGCCCATAGTCATTCATGACACTTGTCTGTATTATGGAGGTatggaaattaaataaaattgcATCATATTTACAATGTGTTCTGCTCTGCGTTCACATGCAcacccattactctcgtttTAATGATAATGGCTGAATGGCAAACGTTAGATCAACGTTGACTCTATGTTGTCATACCGTTAAAGTGCTGGCGGGTGGGGGCACAGCTCTAGGTGGGACCATGATGGGAGGGacgattgattatgatacattTTATCACATGTAAAACATGTGTAACCTGTAAGAAAGTAAACAAACATTGAAGTTAAAAAGAACAACTGTCTCGGTTGTCAATGAGATTATTTAGAACGGTCCGAACAGCCGTTTACATTATAGAACTTTCAGTCAGTTTGACTGCTTCACTTCCCACCTGCTCAgctttcattttgtttgttgtaAGCTGAATAAtggtaaataaaaataaaccttCTGTTGATTGTGCACTTTGATGCTAAACGGTAGCTGTAAAATGAGAGGCCTATCTGTGTGACATATAGGACCATATCTACATCATAAGTAGTAGTTGCTTTGTTGTACTGTCTGCTCTACAAAAACTTCCATTGTGATGAGTGTTGTCTCAGCCTCTCTCCCACAGTGTCATCTTCACATGGAGCCCTGGTTGcagccttttgtttttttttcatttaaatgtcaagttttttgttattttctaATCAATGTTGTGAATCAAcctgaatgtaaaaaaaataaatatacatacatttatgaAAATGTTAGCTTTTAGATAATGGTTGAACCATATAGATCCACTAACATTATTGGAACTTAAATCAACAGGAATTTAAATGTAGATTTCCATTTGGATGATGGTTGGATCAACATTAAATCAATGTTTATAGGGTTGAATTCAATACTGATCCATTAACATTATTTTAACATAAAATCAACTTAAATGTAAGTGTAGATTCCCATGTAGGTGATGGCtgaatcaccatttattcaaagCCAATATGGTTTAAAATCCAATGTTGattcaacacaaaacaaaggggacactttcaatatAATTTTAATGTCAGACTTCAACATAGTTTCAATATTTTTGCTAAACCATACACTTCAACTGATTCAACTGAATACACTATCTGGGTTGCTTTTTAACCATCAGCCACATTATTTATGCCTCCTCTCTGCTAGTCATTGCTGACCTCCATTCAAATCTAATCACCCAATTGCAGGAGCTCTTGGAATGTAAACTAGACTGAATGGGGAATTATGAGAAGGCATTCAAAATCAAATGAGCCTGTTTACACATTCAATGGTCCTCAGGTGGACATGACAATAGCTCTACCTGCCTCAAAAGAGGTGAACTGGGGGAACTGTTATGGTGTGAAATGTAAAGACATCAGGTAGAATGGGCGGAGTACCCAACAAAGAAAGCGTTCATTCTTCTGAAAGCCAAATGTGCAATTTCTGCCATTTAAATCCATTTTAATATATTGTTTGTACTTATACATTTCATCAggccctttccacaggtgtagcaCAGCCTCCCATAATGTtccatcttaaaagattgagtttagtatggtgatgaTCAGGAGTACAAACGCACCtagattatcaatgcagactgcatggtgcttgattaacttACCTGTGGAAAGCCACCCGATGAAACCCCTGAATATATGCGTTTTTGTCTTCGTGTGCTTGTATTCAAACAAGGCAATATAGTGTGGTACCTCATCTATAAAGAAGTAAATTCCTGAAGCAAAAATACAATTATATTTTCAAACAAAGGAAAGTTCTCTGCGCTTCTGCAGTTAtgcgacaatctggtgcaaccaggccaggacagaggcGCACCAATTTTTCACtcactaaaaataaaaatgcacaACCAATAAAGACATTCAAGGTGGTTTATTCAGGTTCTGTCTTTCCTGaaaattacagaaaaaaatgtttcatgatTACACACTGATGAAGTGGTAAATCTGGTAGATGGTAGTGGTAAATATAATACCTTTTGGTCATGCTCTATAGCTCCTCAATTTCTAGCGTTAAGCGTCTTAATTTGAAGATGTTTCTTTTCGCAGTCAAGTTGGAGCATTCTTTTTATACAGGCTGTGTCCGTCTTCCGTCCCAGCCGTCTCACTGCACGCCCTGTGGGATGGTCAAGGGTGATggggtcactgatctataaagaatacctggatagtgcatctacgtcaaaattatGAAGCCTCTCtggcggcggccattatgggaccacttgccataggaatgcatagacagtaaaagacagttaaagaatgttgccgttctgcaacaatggaattggaacaccacgccgccattatgggaccactcgggacagttccattggcttcattgttgataggtcagcaacaatgagatggtctatccaggtattctttatatggttatggttatggttatggttatggttatggttatttagcagacgcctttgtccaaagcgacatacaaataaataacagtacaaattaaattaacagtgaacaattacaatagggagaatagtaatattatcagaaaaacaataattttaagcactaacctaatgagaaataaaaacagtgaaatgagaatagcaatcaaataagtcactcagttaattatatataataataataactaaagcaaggtatggctaaatttaaggacaatagcaaaataaatgtcaaattctatcaatggacaaattataacaaaacaatactattatacaaaccataacacatcacaaactcaaaggactaagtgcatattgaacaaatatgccttaagacccctcttaaaagatccaaagctgttgctggaacggagagcactgggcaactcattccaccaacacggaaccactgaagaaaaggatctacaatttgacctagcatgtatggttggtcgacataacagacgctcctcagaagatcgcaatgggcggttgggaatgtacatcgtgattaaagaactgaagtagctgggagcagatccagtcagtgtcctataggccagag from Sardina pilchardus chromosome 1, fSarPil1.1, whole genome shotgun sequence includes:
- the LOC134079917 gene encoding zinc finger protein OZF-like, with protein sequence MVGEHGAVLQRSEGVRGGHQLTGEADTLREDHGESSNHLVTNPVEAEPGLLRLQTSTGDVHRGRNGKTTTPTVNFAASVELESGMSGFTGPTPLPIPVKEIKEEEFDDFLQEYLLAEHPGLDHECKTEEHALSTFDCKEEESPLMEINQEEDSNSRKVIQKDAALTGEIRDTKAKGEHHTHCGKVFSKMSQLKSHRRIHTREKLLQCTTCGKSFRSNTELTIHQRTHIGEKPYNCSECGKDFSEKSNLQKHQKIHTGEKPYQCSECGKDFSEKSNLQKHQKIHTGEKPYQCSDCGKAFTQRSHLKEHQMIHTGDKPYQCSDCGKAFSRISNLQQHQRIHTGEKPHQCSDCGKAFTQRSHLKEHQMIHTGDKPYQCSDCGKAFSHISSLQRHQLIHTGEKPYQCTTCGKSFKTKAELVNHQRIHTGEKLYQCTSCGKSFMRWSGLVRHQHTHTGEKPHQCPDCGKAFNRISNLQQHQRIHTGEKPHQCPDCGKAFNRISGLQRHQLIHTGEKPYQCTTCGKSFKTWSHLKEHQRIHTRERPYQRTTCGKHGV